The following is a genomic window from Bacillus sp. FJAT-52991.
TGGACAGGAGGAAGGTATCGGGGTGACGATGTATGGTTTCCAGGAGTAGCTGATGATAAGTATGACAAAAATGTAAAAGTTTATACCTCAAAAAAGCGTGCTGAAAATGCGGTTGAAAAATTAAAAGATAAGTTCACTTTTGTCACCAACGCTGTAATTGAAAAATTAGACGCAGAAAGAATGACAAATGATCAATTGGTTGTCGTAGATTGGCTTTCAAGCACGAAAGGTGATTTTTTAGTTAATTTGATTGAATTGGAAGGAAGTTACCCAAGTGTTCCAGATGATGTCTTAGATGCTTATGAAAGATTGACAGTTAAAGAAATATTAGAAGCTATAAAAGAGTCGGCGAATAATTTGTTAGTGGAAATGACGTAGTCCGATGAGGAGGAATCGGATGTCGGATCAACTAAGAGTGAGAGCTAAAAAAGATTGCGTATGTGAATCGTATTATCACAGCAAGAAGAAGCGATTTCGAAAAGGAAATTACTATACTGTCAGACGCAATCCAATCAGAGTCGATAACGGTTTAACCGTATATCTTGGAGGATTACCAATGTGCGATGTAGGGAGTCCTTTCTTTGAAGAACATTTTGAGTCTATTAGATAATGTCGTATCTTGATGAAAATACGAAGGAGGAAAATAAGTGAATATTAAATTATTTAAAGCGAAATTAAACACAGGAGGTAAAACTTCTGAACAAGTAAGAAACGAGTTTGATGGATCAGCACCAAGCGAGGAAGAAATCCAAAACTGGATTAAAGCTTACAATTTGGTTGACGGGATTGAAGTTGTCGTTATGGAAAGTGGAATATACGAAGGTTATACATTAGCTGGATGGGGTCATGATGTTGATGAAAAAGTAAGAGAGTTTGTTTACTTAGTAGAACAAGATCCAGTGTTTGGTACGTATGTTGATGAGCGTGAAGAGTTTATGAATGATTGGGAAAATGAAGAATATGAACCTGCCGGCTCACTTGTATTCAAGAATGAGGATGTTGAGATCATTGAGGAACTGAAGCAAAAGTAAATGTGAGGGAGTGATCCAATTGGGCCTTTTAATAGAATCGCAGATTAAGAGTTTGTCGGTTGAGGGGCTACATTTGCTAGTGGCAGATGCGCAATATCGGATAGGCTCTCATATAGCTGGTGGCGATCCAGTAGACGTGTATGTGGAGCAACAACGTTACATTCTGGATTTGGTGCAGGAAGAATTGCAAAGAAGAAAATAAAAAGCCAGGATCGCTCCTGACTTAAGTGGTTGCATATTGGCTGTATGGAAAAAGGGGGTCCTGCCTAATAAAAGGTTTTCCCACTTGAGAAAAAATATACAAAAAGCCGAGAAAGCTCCCGGCCTTTTCATTACATTAATCTGCTTCGATACGAATAGCATCGATTCTTTGGCAGTCTACAATAAGAGTTGAGCCTGGTTCTGTTTCAGGATCCGAAAAGAAGGCACAGCAATTATTCTGATTGAAGTTAATAAATACTACGTCTTCTAATCTTCGGCCACTAGATAAAAAAACATCTACTTCTGTCTGTGGTTGTAGCTTTCTTAGTTGATCACAAATACATCCATTGCATTTATGCTCATGGTCTTTATGTTCATGATGGTGACAATGGCATTTATGCTCATGGTCTTTATGTTCATGATGGTGACAATGGCATTTATGCTCATGGTCTTTATGTTCATGATGGTGACAATGGCATTTATGCTCATGGTCTTTATGTTCATGATGGTGACAATGGCATTTATGCTCACAGTCTTTATGTTCATGATGGTGACAATGGCATTTATGCTCACAGTTTTTATATTCATGTTTGTGACAATGTTTCTCCTTATGACGCATAAAGTAATTCCCCCCTTTGTTGTTTGATATTATACTTTATGAATTCAGAGTCAATATTGATTGGACAAACAGCTTAATCTTATTCTCGAATTTTTAGGTAGGGGTTATACAATTGAATGTTTTGAGTACTTGGATGAAGCCGAGGATCAAGTGAAAGAGTTAGTAGAAGCAGGAAACAGAAGTGTTCATGTTGCCCAAGAAATTCCGATAAAACTCAAGGTAAAAGTAGAGTTTTAAAAAGAAAAAAGCCGAGAAAGCTCCCGGCCTTTAAAAAAGTATCAGCAAATCTATTTTAACAGATCGGGGGCGTCTCTTCTTTGAATACTACATGAACAAAGTTGATGAAGAACCAACCGAGTACGTTGAATTAAAAGTTGGTGATTGGGTTGAAACATCAAAAGGCGTTGGGTTTATAGATGTGATCGGTACTGTATACGTGCAAGTGATAATATGTCGAACACGATACAACTTCATGGTTAATGAGATTATCGCTACTAATATAAAACTTGAATCAGAGGATTATGGAGCACTGGCAAATTTAGCTTTAGCAACAGGTGACAAAGCTTGGTTCATGGAAACCACTGAGAAGATGAAAATACTTGTACAATAAACAAAATTAATAATGTGCAAAATTCAAGTTTTATTCTAATGATTCAAGGAGGCATCTAAATGAACAGTCTGCAAAAGGTATTCCATTATAGCGACAATCAAATAAGAACGATTTCTATTAATGATGACATTTGGTTTGTTGCTAAAGATGTCTGTGATGTATTAGAGATTGGTAATCCGAGTGAGACTTTAAAGCGATTGGCCCAGGATGAAAAAGCCCTCATTTCAACTGAGGGCTTCCGAGGTCCTGTTAATGTAGTAAATGAATATGGATTTATATTCACTCATTATCGGAAGTAGAAAACCGGAAGCGAAAGCATTCAAACGTTGGATTAATCACGACGTACTTCCCACTATTAGAAAAACGGGAGGATATGTGGCCAACGATGATTTGTTTGTTGATACGTATTTGAAGCATGCTGATCCGCAAACTAAATTGATGTTTAGAGCCACACTAGAAACTGTCAGAAGACAAAATGAAGAAATTTCTGTGATGCAACCAAAAGCAGAGTACTTTGATGCCCTTGTGGATAGAAATTTATTAACTAATTTCCGTGATACAGCAAAAGAACTTCAAGTGGGAGAAAGGAAATTGATTAACTGGTTGTTAGAAAAGAAATATGTGTATCGAGATCAACGACAAAAGCTCAAGCCATATTCACAATATGTTCCATCATTATTTGAATTAAAAGAGTGGGAAAGAAACGGTAAAGCGGATGTCCAGACGTTAATTACTCCTAAGGGTAGAGAAACTTTCCGCATTTTGTTACAAAAGGTAGCAGTATAGAGGAAATATCATGAAAAACTTGCTATAATATGTGTAACTGAATAGGTCCAAGAGAGGAAAACCTGAGGACGCAAATTGAGAGTGAAATGCTCTTAGTTTGCGTCCTTTTTATTTAAAGGAAGTGAAAACAATGAGACCATCATTCAAAGACCAGCTAAGCAATTGGAAAAGAGATCATATGACAGTAAGACAACATAAAAAGAAAAAGTGCAATGGGCTTTCTGAAAGAGAGTTAAGGTCACTTATGGGTGAGAACATGTAAGTGTTAAGGCGAGGCAAGGGTGGCGCCTATAAAAGGTAATAAATAATAGACAGGCGGGTGGAACAATGAGTAAACAATTAGATCTTTTTCTAGCAGAAATTGATAGAGAAGCAACAAAGGCAGCGGTTGAAAGTGAATTAAATAAGTATAGATTCTTGTTACTGACGACCACAGATGACATGACACCTAAGATCACACCAGAGTATTCGATGGTCCCTCCATCTCCGAATAATTCATTTCATTCTACTACTGAAGATATTGCAATTAAACGCGCAGACATGGAGGTACACCGGTCAAAATTTATTAAGAGAATTGCTATGGCTGTAAATAGATTGGGATATATGGAGAGATCGATCATAGTCAGTCGTTACATGAAAGAGGATGATGTCTATGATTATGAAGTATATAACCAGTTAGGTATGAGCGAAAGCAAGTACTGATCTGACCCAATAAAGTTAGACACGCGTTAACGAAATAAAACATAGAAAACAGGGCCGCCTCGAGAAAAGGCGGCCTATTGTCTTTAGTTTTTCAATGGGAGTCAATTCATGATCATAAAATCGGATCTTTGACAAATATTCATATATATACTCCTTATATGTGTGTTTCTATTGTCAGGTTAGACACAAAATATAGCGTTAAGAAAGTGTAAATTTGGAAGAACAGCATTTGGAGTGCAAATTATTTAGACGGTGGTTGGAGTTTTGAAAAAGAAGATTAATGCCGAAGTCCATTGAAAGAATTGGAGTTAGAACAGCAAAAAAGCTAGGATGAAATGTCCTAGCTTCAAGAAGATGGGCTGCTTTATTTAAGAATTACCTTTATCAATAATTGGTATAAATTTATATTTAAGTGGCTGATAATAAGGGGAACTGAGCATTTTAAAGAACCTAATTAATCGAATTGTAAATTACCATTTAAAAGTGACTTTGATTTATAAGGAAACATATGTCTATTGTCTTGTTTCTTTATTTCAGATCGATATATTAATTCTGAAACCGTGACACATTTATAGCCGTTTTTATCTAGATCATTCAAGATTGTATTCAGTGCTCTAACTGTTTGAGTTCGATTGCCTCCAGCATCATGAAGGAGAATGATATCCCCATTTTGTAAATTTTTTATGACATGGTTACTAATTGTATATGCGGAAGAACGACGCCAATCTTTGGGATCTTGATGCCAAGACCATATAACCACAAGATAATTATGTTGTGAAGCGGTGTTCACAATTGTATCGTTAAGGGTACCTCCCACTGGGCGGAAAAGTGTAGTATCCACTCCAGTAATTCTTTTAATGGCACGAGAGGTTAAATTGAGCTCATTACTTAACTTTTTAGCACTAATATTTTTGTTAGAAAAATGATTGTAAGTATGATTACCGAGTTCATGACCTTCTTTTACCATTCTTTTTAACATTTGAGGATATTTATTTGCATTGATTCCAGTGATAAAAAAGGTAGCTTTTGCGTTGTGTTTAGCTAGCAGATCAAGTATTTGCGGAGTAAAAGTGGAGCTTGGCCCATCGTCAAAAGTAAGAGAAACAAGTTTTTCTTTTGTATTTACTTCCCAAATCACTTGTCCTGACGTTTCATATTTACTACGGCTACTGCTATGTGCTTGGGGAACTGAGAACATGAAACTGAAACTGATTAAAAAAGTACAAAATGAGATCAGTAATTTAAGCAAAATAATCACTCCATGTTTTAAAAATAATATTAATTAGTCTATCCATCTTGAAGTGAAAAAAAACAAAATTATCTATAGGGAAAATATTAGCGGGTATGAAAAAACAAAAAATAGCCAGAAGAACCTCTTCTGACTAATAAAAGATTTGCAATTTGCTCTTTAGGAAAGCGTACGATTAAAGCCCAAATGGAATGTGTCCTGGAGGGCAGCAAGGGTTGTGTGGAATACCGCACATTGTATGTTGCTCATAACATTCATTTACTACTGATTCTGTGTGTGGGAAATAGTGTTGATGATTAATCATATGTTTGTTCACGTTTGTGGTATGGGAAGGATGAATATGCGACACTACAGTATTGGACAAATTGGTTTTAACAAATTGTTTAGTTGGTGATACCAGTGGCGGATCAAACTGAGTTGGTAATGCTTGAGGAGGGCAAAATTGCGGTGGTCTACCACATCCGCCATGTAAATGCCCCCAATCTCCATGATACATTGAATTTCCTCCTTTTTAGATTAGAGTATTGTCATTAACAGTGTATGGAAATTGAGGATACATGTACTAGTTACCTCACCTATTTTTCACCTACACTTTTGATACATTACCTGAAAAGAAAAAGTGGGATTGTAAATATGGCTAGATGCCTATATTTACAATGAATCTGTGAGTCCTACTTTCAAAAAACAAAATGTACAAAAGCTCCCGTTAGTTGAATAACAAATTTAGTTAATAAATATATCTAAACGTCTCATATTTCCCCAACTTGATAACAGTTTTAAATTCGTCTCCACCATTTTTATCCTTTAACATAGCATCCATCTTATCATCTTTAATATTGTAATGTCTCTTATTTTGAAAGCCTACACTTCAAATTGTTGGATGGTCTAATATTGGTGATAAATCTCCATCTAACACTATAGTTCAATAAGAAAAAACGAAATTAGATTATTTCGGTTCCTCTTTTTCACAAGCGGTACAACTTTGTTTTAAATCGACATAAGTAATAAACCATTGCTACTTCAATTCTTGATATAACAGCATTTCTAAATTGGCAAAAGCCCCTGGCCGATTGTGAAAGGGGCTTGTTTTTACTAAAACAAAATATTTATTGTTTTAGTTCCATTAAAATCATATAGCCGTCTTTTGTATCTATAGCTACTTTTTTCTTATCTTTTTCAAAAAAACGAACACTTCCTAATTGTTCTTCTTCCAGTTCAATCCATCCTGTATCTTTAATTTCCTTTAAATAACTTTCGTTAATGCTACCTATCTCGTCTGCTTTCGAATAGTTATACCTTTGATATTTTTTGATATTCGTATTTTTTAATTGACTATCATGTTTTGCTTTTTAGCTTCTGTAGGAATTGGAAAGTCTGCAATTTCACTAGATGTGCTAAAGCCTGAATCTGAACCCGAACCGGAACAACCTGTCAACATGAATATTGAAAGTAATGTCAAAATAATAATAGAGTGAATTTTCATTGAACCGACTCCTTTGGTATAATATTGAATATGTGCTATTAAAAACAATTATATACAAATTTTTGATATATTCTATTTTTATATGATTAATATACCTCTTTGATCAGGTGAACCTGTTTAATTGGTTTGCATAAACTTAAAATCAATGTTTTCTAAAGTACTATTGCAGTTCATATGAAACGAAAAAGCCCTTTCGGTTGAAGAGCTTTTTCGTTATCTGTGCTATTCTATAGAAGAAACGTGATATCTTAAAACATCTTTTTGTGAGTTCTACCTACTATGCATCAAGGTCGAATAAGAAGAAAAGAGGGTCGCCTATAAAAAGGCGGCCCGTTTTTTCGTTATATCAATTAGTCACTAACTTCCTTTTAACACTCGAAAAGCCTCCGCTATTTTGCGTGCAAAGGAAAGGGGTGGTTCTATCGATTGAAAGTGTAGATATAGGATAGTTGGCTTTGTGTATAGCCAGTGATTATGCAATGCGCTAATAAGGATGCCATTCTTGACAAGAACGCTTGTAAAGAGGGGAACTTCTTTTTCAAGAATGACAGTTTCACCAAGATTGAGTGCGTTCCCTTGATGATCCAATGATTCAAACATGATTTCTGCGTGAAGATCTCCACGGCTTGGGCGGCCTTGAATGGTTACATTGAGATCCCGATGCATTTCTATGGAGCAAACGCCATGTTCAATGGTTGGCTTTGCATTGAATATTTGAGCGTATTGATGACAAAGCGTGTTAAAGTTCATATGACCCCACCTTTTTATAACAATTTATGTAGTAGACAATGGTGTTATGACCCGTGAACGAACGATTTAGTTGATAAGTGGTGAGTAATGAAAGCTGGAAGTGTGATAGTGATAAAGTGAAACTTCAATGAGTGGGGGGTTCTTCATCCCCCACTCATTGTTAGTTGAACGGATCGGGCGTTTACGGGCTGTTGATCCCCACCTATATGCCTACGTTTCTTCTGCCATGTTAAGATGGGGGTCTTACAGCCCGTTAATGCGGGATAAATAGCAAAAATGAAGGAATATGAATGAGTAAGAGAAGCTGAACTAACTATTTTTGTTATACTTAATTGTGGAATCGAACGGATTTTAGACAGATGTCTTATTTTCCCCTACAATATAATTGATTTAAGTCTTTGCTAAACATACAATAAGTCATAGTTCTTTTACATAAGAGTGTGCTAATCAAAAGCACTTTAATCAGAGATGTCCTTTTTATGAAAAATATGATAAGATAAAAAACGAACACTTGTTTGTTTTTTGCTTTTCCCCATGGAAAGGCTAGAAAGGGGAATATTTGTGTCAAGAAAAAAAACAATGATTGAATATAATGACGATGCCATTCAAGTTCTTGAGGGGCTTGAGGCTGTGCGAAAACGTCCGGGAATGTATATCGGTTCTACGGATGCAAGAGGGTTACACCATCTAGTTTATGAAATTGTCGATAATTCAGTCGATGAAGCGCTCGCTGGATATGGCAATGAAATCAATATTACAATTCATAAAGACCAATCAGTCAGCGTGCAAGATCATGGGCGCGGAATGCCTATAGGAATGCACAAGATGGGCAAACCTACTCCAGAAGTAATTTTAACGGTTCTTCATGCTGGCGGGAAGTTTGGCCAGGGTGGGTATAAAACGAGTGGAGGACTTCATGGGGTAGGTGCTTCTGTCGTCAATGCTCTATCGGAATGGCTGACAGTAACCATTCATCGCGATGGTTTTATTTATGAGCAACGCTTTGAAAAAGGTGGAACGCCGGTTACGACATTAGAGAAAATAGGAAAAACAAAGAAAACAGGTACCATCATTCACTTTAAACCGGACGAAACAATTTTTAGTACGATTAATTATAATTTTGATACGCTTGGTGAACGGTTACGAGAGTCTGCTTTTTTATTAAAAGGGATGAAAATCACGTTGCGTGATGAGCGCCATGGAGCAGAAGAGATCTTTCACTATGAAAATGGTATCGAAGAGTTTGTTAAATATTTAAATGAGGAAAAGGACACGTTACATCCAGTGGCTTCATTTGCTGGGGAGCAAAGCGGCATTGAAGTCGAATTTGCTTTTCAATTCAATGATGGCTTTTCTGAAAACATCTTATCGTTTGTTAATAATGTTCGCACAAAGGATGGGGGAACTCATGAAGCAGGTGCTCGTACAGCAATGACGAGAATGTTTAATGAGTATGCTCGCAAAGTGAACTTATTAAAAGAAAAAGATAAGAATTTGGAAGGAACAGATATTAGGGAAGGATTAGCCGCGATTATTTCTGTCAGAATTCCTGAGGAGCTTCTGCAATTTGAGGGACAGACGAAAGGAAAGCTAGGAACGAGTGAAGCCCGCTCAGCCGTTGATCAAGTCGTCTCTGCTCAGTTGTCTTATTTTCTTGAAGAGAATCCGGACATTAGCTCTCTATTAATTAAAAAGGCAGTGAAAGCCGCTCAAGCAAGAGAAGCGGCTCGCAAAGCGAGAGAAGATGCCCGCAACGGCAAAAAACGCAAAAAAAATGAGACAGTTCTCTCTGGGAAGTTAACACCAGCCCAATCAAGAAATCCACAAAAAAATGAACTGTATTTAGTGGAGGGAGATTCGGCAGGTGGTTCGGCAAAGCAAGGTCGTGATCGTCGCTTCCAAGCGGTGTTGCCACTTCGAGGAAAAGTGATTAACACAGAGAAAGCAAAACTGGCGGATATCTTTAAAAACGAAGAAATCAATACGATCATTCATGCCATTGGTGGCGGAGTTGGACCGGAATTTGCTGTGGAAGATGTCAATTATGATAAAGTCATTATTATGACCGACGCAGATACGGACGGAGCACATATTCAAGTGTTGCTGCTAACCTTCTTTTACCGTTATATGAAACCTCTTATTGAAGCGGGGAAAGTGTATATTGCGCTTCCGCCGTTGTATAAAGTGAGTAAGGGCAGCGGCAAAAAAGAAGTCGTTGAATATGCATGGACGGATGATGAGCTCGATGAAACGATGAAAAAAGTAGGGAAAGGCTGCATGCTTCAGCGTTATAAAGGTTTAGGTGAGATGAATGCCGACCAATTATGGGAGACCACCATGAATCCTGAAACGAGAACGCTGATTCGTGTTTTAATTGATGATACAGCAAGAGCCGAACGTCGGATCACTACTTTAATGGGTGATAAAGTGGAACCGCGCCGCAAATGGATTGAATCAAATGTTGCATTCGGTATGGAAGAGGATGGCAACATTTTAGAAAACGAGAACCTTTCAGTCGGCGAGGAG
Proteins encoded in this region:
- a CDS encoding polysaccharide deacetylase family protein; this encodes MIILLKLLISFCTFLISFSFMFSVPQAHSSSRSKYETSGQVIWEVNTKEKLVSLTFDDGPSSTFTPQILDLLAKHNAKATFFITGINANKYPQMLKRMVKEGHELGNHTYNHFSNKNISAKKLSNELNLTSRAIKRITGVDTTLFRPVGGTLNDTIVNTASQHNYLVVIWSWHQDPKDWRRSSAYTISNHVIKNLQNGDIILLHDAGGNRTQTVRALNTILNDLDKNGYKCVTVSELIYRSEIKKQDNRHMFPYKSKSLLNGNLQFD
- the parE gene encoding DNA topoisomerase IV subunit B, encoding MIEYNDDAIQVLEGLEAVRKRPGMYIGSTDARGLHHLVYEIVDNSVDEALAGYGNEINITIHKDQSVSVQDHGRGMPIGMHKMGKPTPEVILTVLHAGGKFGQGGYKTSGGLHGVGASVVNALSEWLTVTIHRDGFIYEQRFEKGGTPVTTLEKIGKTKKTGTIIHFKPDETIFSTINYNFDTLGERLRESAFLLKGMKITLRDERHGAEEIFHYENGIEEFVKYLNEEKDTLHPVASFAGEQSGIEVEFAFQFNDGFSENILSFVNNVRTKDGGTHEAGARTAMTRMFNEYARKVNLLKEKDKNLEGTDIREGLAAIISVRIPEELLQFEGQTKGKLGTSEARSAVDQVVSAQLSYFLEENPDISSLLIKKAVKAAQAREAARKAREDARNGKKRKKNETVLSGKLTPAQSRNPQKNELYLVEGDSAGGSAKQGRDRRFQAVLPLRGKVINTEKAKLADIFKNEEINTIIHAIGGGVGPEFAVEDVNYDKVIIMTDADTDGAHIQVLLLTFFYRYMKPLIEAGKVYIALPPLYKVSKGSGKKEVVEYAWTDDELDETMKKVGKGCMLQRYKGLGEMNADQLWETTMNPETRTLIRVLIDDTARAERRITTLMGDKVEPRRKWIESNVAFGMEEDGNILENENLSVGEEE
- a CDS encoding ArpU family phage packaging/lysis transcriptional regulator, with the protein product MSKQLDLFLAEIDREATKAAVESELNKYRFLLLTTTDDMTPKITPEYSMVPPSPNNSFHSTTEDIAIKRADMEVHRSKFIKRIAMAVNRLGYMERSIIVSRYMKEDDVYDYEVYNQLGMSESKY
- a CDS encoding phage antirepressor KilAC domain-containing protein, encoding MDLYSLIIGSRKPEAKAFKRWINHDVLPTIRKTGGYVANDDLFVDTYLKHADPQTKLMFRATLETVRRQNEEISVMQPKAEYFDALVDRNLLTNFRDTAKELQVGERKLINWLLEKKYVYRDQRQKLKPYSQYVPSLFELKEWERNGKADVQTLITPKGRETFRILLQKVAV
- a CDS encoding Bro-N domain-containing protein encodes the protein MNSLQKVFHYSDNQIRTISINDDIWFVAKDVCDVLEIGNPSETLKRLAQDEKALISTEGFRGPVNVVNEYGFIFTHYRK
- a CDS encoding CotD family spore coat protein, encoding MYHGDWGHLHGGCGRPPQFCPPQALPTQFDPPLVSPTKQFVKTNLSNTVVSHIHPSHTTNVNKHMINHQHYFPHTESVVNECYEQHTMCGIPHNPCCPPGHIPFGL
- a CDS encoding DUF1259 domain-containing protein, translated to MNFNTLCHQYAQIFNAKPTIEHGVCSIEMHRDLNVTIQGRPSRGDLHAEIMFESLDHQGNALNLGETVILEKEVPLFTSVLVKNGILISALHNHWLYTKPTILYLHFQSIEPPLSFARKIAEAFRVLKGS